Below is a window of Diaminobutyricibacter sp. McL0608 DNA.
CAGGGTTCGGGAGCCGGCCGCACCAGTTTCATCTCCGGCGCGGCCGACTTCGCCGGTTCCGACGCGTACCTCAAGGACACCGAGCTCGCGATGGACTTCAAGGGCTGCGCCGCCGGCACCAAGGGAATCGACCTCCCGGTCTACATCTCCCCGATCGCCATCGCCTACAACGTCGACGGTCTGACCGACCTCAAACTCGACGCCGACACGATCGCCGGAATCTTCAACGGCTCGATCAAGACCTGGAACGACCCGAAGATCGCCGCGCTCAACTCGGGCGCGACGCTTCCCTCGGCCGCGATCACCGTCGTGCACCGCTCGGACGACTCGGGCACCACGCAGAACTTCACCGACTACCTCTCGCAGAACGCACCGACGGTGTGGACGAAGCCGGTAAGCCAGACCTTCCCCTACACGGTCGGTGACGCCGCCAAGGGAACATCGGGTGTCGCCGACGCGACGAAGAACGCGAAGAACAGCATCACCTACATCGACGAGTCCGGCTCGGCCGGCCTCAGCATCGCGCAGCTCAAGGTGGGCGACGCGTTCAACAAGATCAGCGCAGCCGGAGCCGCTGACGTCGTCGCCAAGTCGCCGCTGGCGACCGGGCGTCCCGCCAACGACCTCGCCATCGCGATCGACCGCAAGAACACCGACCAGGGTGCCTGGCCGCTGGTGCTCGTCAGCTACCTCCTCACCTGCCAGCAGTACAGCGACTCGGCCAAGGCCGACCTCGTGAAGGCCTACGCAAGCTACGTCGTGAGCGACGCGGCACAGCAGGCAGCAGCACAGCAGGCCGGTTCCGCCCCGCTGGCGAAGGACCTCGCCACCAAGGTCAACACCTCGATCGCTACCATCAAGTAGCACCTCAGGCGTTCGGCCTGGACGCGCGAGTGTCCAGGCCGAACCGCTGGGCTTAACGGCCCCACACCCTCAGACCCGATGAGAGAAAGCCAGGAATGACCACCGGAACAGCAGGTGCCATCAGAGCCAAGGTCCGCCTTGGCGATCGCGTCTTCTCCACCAGCACCGTCGTCGCCGGATCAATCATCCTGGCCACGCTCGCCGCGGTCGCGATCTTCCTGATCATCCAGAGCATCCCGGCCATCACCGCACCCTCCGGAACCCTGCCGAACAACGCATCCAACTTCTGGGTGTACGTCTGGCCCCTCGTCTTCGGCACGATCTGGGCCGCCCTTCTCGCTCTCATCATCGCGACTCCCCTCTCCATCGGGATCGCGCTCTTCATCTCGCACTACGCACCGCGCCGAGTGGCACAGACGCTCGGCTACATCATCGACCTGCTGGCGGCCGTCCCCTCCGTCGTCTACGGCCTCTGGGGCATCGCCACTCTCGCGACCTTTGTGCAGCCCTTCTACGTCTGGCTGGGCACCTATGTCGGCTGGTTCCCACTCTTCGCACCGCCGGTCTCCGGTACCGGCCGCACCATCCTGACCGCATCCATCGTGCTCGCCGTCATGGTCATCCCGATCATGACGGCCATCTGTCGTGAGGTCTTCCTGCAGACCCCGCGCCTCCATGAGGAGGCCGCCCTGGCCCTCGGCGCCACGCGCTGGGAGATGGTCCGCATGGCCGTTCTTCCCTTCGCGCGCTCCGGCATCATCTCCGCCATCATGCTCGGCATGGGACGCGCACTCGGCGAGACCCTCGCGATCGCGATGGTGCTCTCGCCGGCCATCGTCGTGAAATTCGCTGTGCTCCAGGCGCAGAGCCCGAACACCATCGCGGCGAACATCGCACTGCAGTTCCCGGAGTCGACCGGCATCTCCACCAACGCACTCATCGCATCCGGTCTCGTGCTCTTCGTCGTCACGCTGCTGATCAACATGCTTGCGCGCTACATCGTCAATCGCCGCAAGGCCTTCTCCGGAGCGAACTGATGACCACTGCGACGCTCAACCGGCCCATGGCCAACTCCCTGACTGCGGGCAAGCTCCCCCGCGGGTCGACCTGGATGATCCTCGTCGGCAGCTGGGTGATCTTCGGCGCGATCTTCGCCATCCTCGCGGCGGCCGGTGTCACGAAGGACTTCAACATCGTCGGCGCTATCTTCTTCGGGACCGTGCTTTTCGATGTGGTGATCTACCTCACCTCCCTCCTCGTCGAAGGGGCACGCAAGGCCACCGACCGGCTCGTCACATCGCTGGTCGCAACCGCGTTCATCATCGCACTGCTCCCGCTCGTGTCGCTCGCGTGGACGGTCCTTGTCAACGGTCTCGCCCGCTTCGACGTCACCTTCTTCAGCGAGTCGATGCGCAATATCATCGGCGACGGCGGCGGTGCACTCCACGCGATCGTCGGCACGCTCATCGTGACCGCCCTGGCAGCGTTGATCTCAGTGCCGATCGGGTTGCTCACGTCGATCTACCTCGTCGAGTACGGTCGCGGCGCCCTCGCACGCGGCATCACCTTCTTCGTGGACGTGATGACTGGCATCCCGTCGATCGTCGCCGGTCTCTTCGCCTACGCGCTTTTCGCGCTCATCTTCGGCCCGGCCATCCGCAACGGTTTCATGGGCTCGATCGCCCTGTCCGTGCTCATGATCCCTGTCGTGGTGCGATCGAGCGAGGAGATCCTGCGCCTGGTCCCCAACGAACTCCGCGAAGCGTCCTACGCGCTCGGCGTTCCGAAGTGGCTGACCGTTCTCAAGATCGTCCTGCCCACGTCGATAGCCGGACTCACGACCGGCATCATGCTGGCCATCGCCCGCGTCATCGGTGAGACGGCGCCGCTCCTCATCGTCTGCGGTTTCACGACGAGCATGAACTACGACCCCTTCAGCGACCGGATGATGACCCTGCCCGTCTTCGTCTACACGCAGTACACGCAGGCTGCCGGTATCAACGCCCAGGCATCGATCGACCGGGCGTGGACCGGTGCACTCGCCCTCATCATCATCGTGATGCTGCTCAACCTCATCGCGCGCATCATCGCACGAGCTTTCGCCCCCAAGTACGGCCGCTGAGCGACCGCCCGACCAATAGGAACACAGTGTCCAAGCGCATCGAAGTCAACGACCTCAACGTCTACTACAGCAGCTTCCTCGCTGTCGAAGGCGTCTCCCTCACCATCGAACCTCGCACGGTGACCGCCTTCATCGGCCCGTCGGGTTGCGGCAAGTCGACCTTCCTCCGCACTCTCAACCGGATGCATGAGGTCATCCCAGGCGCACGTGTCGAAGGCGATGTCCTGATCGACGGCAACAACCTCTACGGCCCCGGGGTCGACCCGGTGCTCGTACGCCGCCAGGTCGGAATGGTCTTCCAGCGGCCGAACCCGTTCCCGACGATGTCGATCCGCGACAACGTCCTCGCCGGCGTGAAGCTCAACAACCGGCGGATGAGCAAGAGCGAGTCCGACGGCCTCGTCGAGGAGTCGCTCCGCGGTGCCAACCTGTGGAACGAGGTCAAGGACCGTCTTCACCTGCCCGGTTCGGGCCTTTCCGGTGGACAGCAGCAGCGTCTCTGCATCGCGCGGGCGATCGCGGTGTCCCCCGACGTGCTGCTCATGGACGAGCCCTGCTCCGCGCTCGACCCCATCTCGACGCTCGCCATCGAAGACCTCATCGAGGAGCTGAAGAACGACTACACGATCGTCATCGTGACCCACAACATGCAGCAGGCGTCACGCGTCTCCGACCGCACTGCGTTCTTCAACATCGCGGGCACAGGCAAGCCCGGCAAGCTCATCGAGTACAACGACACCAACATGATCTTCTCGAACCCGAGCGTTCAGGCCACCGAGGATTACGTCTCGGGCCGCTTCGGCTAGCCCGTCAGCGCGAGCTCGATGTGATGCGGTATCCGGTCCTCGGGTGCCGCATCAGCTTTGGATCGCGACGATCGGCTTCGTGGTCGGCTGCTTGGAGCCGCCCTTCGGCTCGACCGTGACACCAACGCTGTCGCCCGCGGACATCGTTCCCTCGAGTACTCGCCAGGTGGCGCCGTTGCCGCTCGGAGCCATCGTTCCCGCCGGCGTCGCCTCGCTTCCCCGGATGTACCAGAGCTCGTAGGTCTTGTCGTCGGGCAACTGCGGCAGCCCGGTTGTGACGAGTGCCGACTTGCCGAGATCCCCCGACCAGACGAGCGTCGCAGTGCCGCCTCCTACGACTGGACTCGTCGTGTGCTGGACATCGGCGGCCGAATTGATCTCGGCGAGCGACGCAGCCTGCTGGGCCTCGAATGAGTTGTTTCCCGAAATCGCACTGCCGACGAACACACCGCCGACGAAGAGCACCAGAGCCGCCGCGGCCGCTGCGGCGATCGCGATCGGCCGGGTGAACCAACGAGCACGCGCACGAGTCTCGGCCGGGTCGGGAGGCTCGATGGCCCGACTGTCCGCATCCACCTCGGGCACCGCATCCGATGCGTGCGCGCCTTCAACAGCCTCGGGGGCGAGCTGCGGCGTCGTCGCCAGCTTCGCCATGATGCCCGCCTTCAGCGCGGGCGGCGGCTCCACAGGCTCTGCGGCGAGGCCGAGCTGCGTCGCCACCTCCGCGAACTCTGCGGCCTCGTCGGGCGTCTCGGCGCCCATCCGGTAACCGCTGTGCAGGGGCGACCGGTCCTCGCGATCGGTCACGACGTCACCCCCAGCTCATCTCTCAGACGAATCATCCCATCGCGCAACCGTGTTTTCACTGTGCCGAGAGGGATGCCCAGCCTGTCTGCGATCTCCGTCTGGGTGAGGCCGCCATAGTAGGCGAGGCCGACCGCCTCGCGCTGCGATTCCGACAACCGCGCCATCGCTCCCATCACCCTTCGATGCTCGATCGTCACCTCGGCCGACTCGGCCACCTGATCGAACTCCTGCGGCAGGTCCCGGATGCCGATACGCACGTCACGTTCCCGGCTGGCCTGCGACGCGCGGATCCGGTCCACCGCACGACCGTGCGCGATCGTCATGATCCAGCCGATCGCCCGACCCTTATTCGGATCGAAACGCGTGGCGGATTGCCAGACCTCGAGAAAGACCTCCTGGGCGACCTCTTCGGATTGCGCCTGATCGACGACGAGCCGCCGGATCAGTCCGAGCACCCGCGGCGCCAGTCGATCGTAGAGTTCGCCGAAAGCGGCCTGGTCGCCGTTCGCGGTGCGCTCCAGGAGGTCGTCGATCGCGGGCTCGACGACGCTGTCGTCGGTGTCGCTCTCGCTTCCTGGTGGCACGTTCACCAGCATCGCAGGTCAGGTGGGCGATCGTCGTGCACACGCCCTGCGAACAGAAGAGGCCGGGCCGCAGAACGCCTCTCGGCGCGAGGCCGCTCGGAGCGGCGAATATTGGAGCCCGGGGTTACTGCGGCCCGGCCGACAACAAGTTTACCCGAGCCGCCGGGTCGGAAAAGGCCTGTGGTGTTCGCGACGAGTGAACTATTCGAGCGATTCGTGGCGCCAGAGCCGCGCGCAGCTGGTCAGCTCCTCGGCGGTCTTCGTGAACCGGAGTGCGCGGGTCGTGAGTTCGCTTGCACGCACCGGCTCCGTCGCATCCAGATCGTCGGCGACGCTCGTGCATCCGGCCGCCGTGACTCTGCAGAACGCTGCCGCGCGCTCGAGCGCCACAGCGAAATCGCCTTCGAACACACCACGGAGGATGCGATCGGCAAGTTCGATGATCTCGGCGGGGCCGGTGGGCATGGATGCTCCGGCCACCACGGGATCGATGGTCGCGATCACTTCAGTGCCCCGCTGGAACAGGAAGGCCGTGCCTTCTGGATCCTGCCGGATGAGCAGGCGGATCAGGTAGATGCGCCAGAGTGCGCCCGGCAGGCTCTTCGGGTTGGCCCGGGCCCAGAGCTCCGCGATGGCGTCGATGCCGTTCTCATCGGTGAACGTGACGAGACGGTCGAGGACCTCCGGATCCGGGTCGTTGCGCACCCGGGCGAGAAGCGCGTTCGCTGTCTCGTGGGCGACCCGGCTGATGTGGGCCGGATCTTCGCCTCCCTTGAAGGACTCGAACTTGCTCCCCGAGAACTTGGTCGGCTTGTGGAATTCTTCACCCATACGGTCGTGCCCTCCTTCGAAACCGTGGCTGTCGCGCGCGTGCGCAAGTGGTTCCAAATCCACGGTAGATTAGTTCGGTACGGGCCTGTAGCTCAGTTGGTAGAGCATCGGCTTTTAATCCGCGGGTCGTGGGTTCGAGCCCCACCGGGCCCACCCTTACAATCACTGGGATCCCAGCCATCGGCGGTCGAATCAGGCGTTCGGGTTTTGGGATTTGCCCGTTACTTTGTTGGTGGCCCCTCGGGGTGGGACTCTGAGGGGTAGTGGCCTGCTGCGTCCGGCATGACGTATTTGCCCTGTCGAGCGATGATCCTTTGTGTGTTGTCACCGGGCGTGGCTGGTCGTGAGTGATCGCTGATAAGGACCCGGCCGAAGTGTTGAGAAGGCCATCCGTAACGTGGCTGCCGAGACTTACGATCGTGGGCTGCTGTCGAAGAGGACGGAGCGGTCATGATCGAGAGTCACGATGCGGTTGATGTGTTCGTTGGCGTTGATGTTGGCAAGTCCGCGCACCATGCTGTCGCGTTGGCGCGGGACGGCAGCGTGCTGCTGGATCGTGGCCTGCCGAACGATGAGGCGCAGTTGCGGGAGATCATTGGCGAGCTGAAACGGGTGGGCATCGTGCTGTTCGTGGTGGATCAGCCGGCGACGATCGGGCGTTGCCGGTCGCCGTCGCCCAGGCCGAGGGTGTGCTGGTGGGGTATCTGCCAGGGTTGGCGATGCGGCGGATCGCGGACCTGCATGCCGGGCACGCGAAGACCGATCCGCGGGACGCGTTCATCATCGCTCAGGCCGCGCGGACGCTGCCGCACGCGCTGCGCTCGATTAGCGTCGAGGCGGAATCGGTTGCCGAGCTTGGGATGCTCTGCGGGTTCGACGATGACATTCTCAAGCAGATCAACCAGACGGCCAACCGGCTCCGCGGCCTGCTCACCCAGATCCACCCTGCCTTGGAGCCGGTGCTCGGGCCGCGACTGGATCATCCGGCCGTGCTCGAGCTGCTGCAACGCTATCCCTCCCCAGATGCGTTGCGACACGCAGGGCAGACGCGGATCGGGAACGTCCTGGTGAAACGGGCGCCGAAGATCGGACGCGACCTCGCCAGCCAGATCATGGTCGCGTTGAAGGAACAGACCGTGGTCGTGGCCGGGACCGGCGCCGCCGGGCTGGTGATTCCTCGGCTCGCGGAACAGTTGGCCACCCTGCGGCGGCAAAGGACTGAGATCGGCACCGAGGTCGAACGTCTCGTGGAGGCGCACCCTCTTCACCAGGTCCTGACCAGCATGCCCGGAGTCGGGGTCGGGACCTGCGCCAGACTCCTCGCCGAGATCTCCGGCCGTCATTTCGACACCGCGGCCCACCTCGCCGCCTACGCCGGGCTCGCGTGCAATTCTGCGTGCGTGAGGTACGGACGCTTCTTAGGACGGATACGGGGCAGCCGGATGCCGTCTGCCGGATTACGCCTCAGACGCCCATCACGAACCGCATACTTCAGAATCATCGAGAACACACGATGGTACGAACGAACAGTCCGCGCGCCGACTCGGCTGTTCTCCTCCGAGATCCACGACTGGGTATCGGCGTGCGTGATGCCGTTCAGTGGCGTCGATCCCCACTGTGGTTCAGCCGCCCGCGCGTGATCGAGACGTAACCCTGCAAGGTGCTGGGCTTGACCTGCACGAGCGAGACGATCCACCGCTCGCTCCAGGTCCCGAACGTGACACCGGCATGCGAGGCCGGCACATAGTCCCCTCGAGCCTTAGCCAGTTCGAGCGAGGCGAGGTAAAGCTCGGCCTCACGCTTCGTCCTGAACCCTCGCTTGTCTGTCTGCTGGCGCCCTGGCGTTCGGTACCGCACTTGATAGCGCCGCCCCGTGGCCGTGTCGCACGCGCTGATGCTTCCCATTGAGCTCACCTCGTCGCTGAGTATCCAACCGCGCGCCGACATTCGACCGGCGCGAGAGGAACCGGTGCGACCCCGGCCC
It encodes the following:
- the pstS gene encoding phosphate ABC transporter substrate-binding protein PstS; translated protein: MKLKRYGAPLAILAAAAISLTACASNEGGSTASTTSKAPSNLSGTLNGIGSSAQGTAQTTWIAGFQTDNPKVTINYDPQGSGAGRTSFISGAADFAGSDAYLKDTELAMDFKGCAAGTKGIDLPVYISPIAIAYNVDGLTDLKLDADTIAGIFNGSIKTWNDPKIAALNSGATLPSAAITVVHRSDDSGTTQNFTDYLSQNAPTVWTKPVSQTFPYTVGDAAKGTSGVADATKNAKNSITYIDESGSAGLSIAQLKVGDAFNKISAAGAADVVAKSPLATGRPANDLAIAIDRKNTDQGAWPLVLVSYLLTCQQYSDSAKADLVKAYASYVVSDAAQQAAAQQAGSAPLAKDLATKVNTSIATIK
- the pstC gene encoding phosphate ABC transporter permease subunit PstC, which translates into the protein MTTGTAGAIRAKVRLGDRVFSTSTVVAGSIILATLAAVAIFLIIQSIPAITAPSGTLPNNASNFWVYVWPLVFGTIWAALLALIIATPLSIGIALFISHYAPRRVAQTLGYIIDLLAAVPSVVYGLWGIATLATFVQPFYVWLGTYVGWFPLFAPPVSGTGRTILTASIVLAVMVIPIMTAICREVFLQTPRLHEEAALALGATRWEMVRMAVLPFARSGIISAIMLGMGRALGETLAIAMVLSPAIVVKFAVLQAQSPNTIAANIALQFPESTGISTNALIASGLVLFVVTLLINMLARYIVNRRKAFSGAN
- the pstA gene encoding phosphate ABC transporter permease PstA, with the protein product MTTATLNRPMANSLTAGKLPRGSTWMILVGSWVIFGAIFAILAAAGVTKDFNIVGAIFFGTVLFDVVIYLTSLLVEGARKATDRLVTSLVATAFIIALLPLVSLAWTVLVNGLARFDVTFFSESMRNIIGDGGGALHAIVGTLIVTALAALISVPIGLLTSIYLVEYGRGALARGITFFVDVMTGIPSIVAGLFAYALFALIFGPAIRNGFMGSIALSVLMIPVVVRSSEEILRLVPNELREASYALGVPKWLTVLKIVLPTSIAGLTTGIMLAIARVIGETAPLLIVCGFTTSMNYDPFSDRMMTLPVFVYTQYTQAAGINAQASIDRAWTGALALIIIVMLLNLIARIIARAFAPKYGR
- the pstB gene encoding phosphate ABC transporter ATP-binding protein PstB, which produces MSKRIEVNDLNVYYSSFLAVEGVSLTIEPRTVTAFIGPSGCGKSTFLRTLNRMHEVIPGARVEGDVLIDGNNLYGPGVDPVLVRRQVGMVFQRPNPFPTMSIRDNVLAGVKLNNRRMSKSESDGLVEESLRGANLWNEVKDRLHLPGSGLSGGQQQRLCIARAIAVSPDVLLMDEPCSALDPISTLAIEDLIEELKNDYTIVIVTHNMQQASRVSDRTAFFNIAGTGKPGKLIEYNDTNMIFSNPSVQATEDYVSGRFG
- a CDS encoding anti-sigma factor, whose protein sequence is MTDREDRSPLHSGYRMGAETPDEAAEFAEVATQLGLAAEPVEPPPALKAGIMAKLATTPQLAPEAVEGAHASDAVPEVDADSRAIEPPDPAETRARARWFTRPIAIAAAAAAALVLFVGGVFVGSAISGNNSFEAQQAASLAEINSAADVQHTTSPVVGGGTATLVWSGDLGKSALVTTGLPQLPDDKTYELWYIRGSEATPAGTMAPSGNGATWRVLEGTMSAGDSVGVTVEPKGGSKQPTTKPIVAIQS
- a CDS encoding sigma-70 family RNA polymerase sigma factor, whose protein sequence is MLVNVPPGSESDTDDSVVEPAIDDLLERTANGDQAAFGELYDRLAPRVLGLIRRLVVDQAQSEEVAQEVFLEVWQSATRFDPNKGRAIGWIMTIAHGRAVDRIRASQASRERDVRIGIRDLPQEFDQVAESAEVTIEHRRVMGAMARLSESQREAVGLAYYGGLTQTEIADRLGIPLGTVKTRLRDGMIRLRDELGVTS
- a CDS encoding DNA-directed RNA polymerase subunit beta, producing the protein MGEEFHKPTKFSGSKFESFKGGEDPAHISRVAHETANALLARVRNDPDPEVLDRLVTFTDENGIDAIAELWARANPKSLPGALWRIYLIRLLIRQDPEGTAFLFQRGTEVIATIDPVVAGASMPTGPAEIIELADRILRGVFEGDFAVALERAAAFCRVTAAGCTSVADDLDATEPVRASELTTRALRFTKTAEELTSCARLWRHESLE
- a CDS encoding transposase, producing the protein MPGVGVGTCARLLAEISGRHFDTAAHLAAYAGLACNSACVRYGRFLGRIRGSRMPSAGLRLRRPSRTAYFRIIENTRWYERTVRAPTRLFSSEIHDWVSACVMPFSGVDPHCGSAARA
- a CDS encoding Arm DNA-binding domain-containing protein encodes the protein MSARGWILSDEVSSMGSISACDTATGRRYQVRYRTPGRQQTDKRGFRTKREAELYLASLELAKARGDYVPASHAGVTFGTWSERWIVSLVQVKPSTLQGYVSITRGRLNHSGDRRH